The genomic DNA GCAAAGGTACGCGATAATTCACATATGCCCGGCAAACGCGACTCAAGTACATCTTTACCTAAGTGATCCATTTTCAGTTTAAGGTGAGGCCCCCAAGGACCATCACAACCGCGACCTTCACGAATTTCAATCATCATAGAACGAGCCACAACATCACGGCCAGCCAAGTCTTTGGCATTAGGGGCGTAACGCTCCATAAAGCGCTCACCATCTTTATTCAGAAGGTAGCCCCCCTCACCACGACACCCTTCCGTTACCAGTACACCTGCGCCTGCAATACCTGTTGGGTGGAACTGCCACATTTCCATATCTTGCATGGGGACACCTGCGCGCAGTGCCATGCCGACACCGTCACCGGTATTAATGTGCGCATTGGTTGTTGAGGAGTAGATACGACCTGCTCCCCCAGTGGCTAGGATGGTGGCCTTGGCTTTGAAGTAACACATCTCGCCAGTTTCCATGCAAATTGCCGTACACCCCATCACCACGCCATCTTGGTTTTTCACCATATCAAGGGCGTACCACTCACTAAAAATGGTGGTGTTATATTTGATGTTTTGTTGATAAAGGGTATGTAATAGAGCGTGACCTGTACGGTCAGCCGCAGCGGCAGTACGAGCGGCTTGCTCACCACCAAACTGTTTAGATTGACCGCCAAATGGGCGCTGATAAATAGAGCCATCATCGAAACGAGAAAACGGCAACCCCATTTTTTCTAATTCAATCACGGATTCTGGACCGTTTTTACACATGTACTCGATGGCATCTTGGTCACCAATATAATCGGACCCTTTTACCGTGTCGTACATGTGCCATTGCCAATCGTCTTTATGGGAGTTGCCTAGCGCGACTGTGATACCACCTTGCGCTGAAACGGTATGTGAACGAGTAGGAAATACTTTTGATAACAATGCGCAAGTTAAACCTTGCTCAGAAATTTGCAGTGCGGCACGCATACCGGCACCACCAGCGCCAATCACTACAGCGTCAAATTCGCGAACTGGAATGGTCATTTATGCCCCCCAAAGAACAAATAGGCCAGAGAAAAAATAACCAAATAGCACAGCAATAAGAAGTAATTGCAAGCTACCGCGCAACAGCGCCGGTTTAATGTAATCCGTTAATACTTGCCACAACCCAATCCATGCATGGATAAGAATGCACAGTAGAGCGATCATGGTAAATATTTTGGTGAACAGTCCACCAAAGAAGTGAGTCCACTCCATATAACTCACATCACCTGCAAGCAGTAAAAATCCGCACAGATAAATAGTGTATAGAGTTAAGATAATGGCC from Vibrio rarus includes the following:
- the sdhA gene encoding succinate dehydrogenase flavoprotein subunit → MTIPVREFDAVVIGAGGAGMRAALQISEQGLTCALLSKVFPTRSHTVSAQGGITVALGNSHKDDWQWHMYDTVKGSDYIGDQDAIEYMCKNGPESVIELEKMGLPFSRFDDGSIYQRPFGGQSKQFGGEQAARTAAAADRTGHALLHTLYQQNIKYNTTIFSEWYALDMVKNQDGVVMGCTAICMETGEMCYFKAKATILATGGAGRIYSSTTNAHINTGDGVGMALRAGVPMQDMEMWQFHPTGIAGAGVLVTEGCRGEGGYLLNKDGERFMERYAPNAKDLAGRDVVARSMMIEIREGRGCDGPWGPHLKLKMDHLGKDVLESRLPGICELSRTFAHVDPVKEPIPVIPTCHYMMGGVPTQVSGQAIKLDSNGHDVEVQGLFACGEIASVSVHGANRLGGNSLLDLVVFGRATGLHLGETLAAQAEARPVSESDIEASLARTMRWENSTSGEDPTQIRKDMQSCMQNSFSVFREGEAMATGLEELKQIRERLQDAHLSDKSTEFNTQRIECLELDNLMETAVATAVAANYRTESRGAHARFDYPDRDDSQWLCHSIYNPETETMSKRGVNMEPVHRDAFPPKARTY
- the sdhD gene encoding succinate dehydrogenase, hydrophobic membrane anchor protein; the protein is MVNHVSSFGRNGVHDFLLVRATAIILTLYTIYLCGFLLLAGDVSYMEWTHFFGGLFTKIFTMIALLCILIHAWIGLWQVLTDYIKPALLRGSLQLLLIAVLFGYFFSGLFVLWGA